One Thalassotalea hakodatensis DNA segment encodes these proteins:
- a CDS encoding transposase, giving the protein MTIARSRQVCLAATPYYHCISRCVRRAFLCGKDVVTRKSYEHRRQWVENRLFQLSDVFAIDVCAYAVMSNHVHLVLFVDEETANSWSMDEVLKRWHQLFKGTLLTQKYLRGEELLAPMIDIVRQTAEQYRKRLMDISWLMRLLNESIARQANREDNCKGRFWEGRFSSQALLDEKALAACMAYVDLNPIRANIAKTPETSDFTSIKLRIKAAIQGKQPEKLPPFVGNPSKGSPAGLPFCLTDYLELVELTGRCIREDKKGYIAQHQPKLLTRLNISAGNWVTLSQQFSRCFRGAVGDVDSLTKYCQHQHRKRRSNLANCEKLLA; this is encoded by the coding sequence ATGACTATCGCCAGAAGTCGTCAAGTATGTTTGGCGGCTACACCTTATTATCATTGTATTTCCCGTTGTGTTCGCCGTGCTTTTTTGTGTGGCAAAGATGTCGTTACTAGAAAAAGTTATGAGCACCGAAGACAATGGGTGGAAAATAGACTGTTTCAACTTAGTGACGTATTTGCCATTGATGTGTGTGCTTATGCGGTGATGAGTAACCATGTACATTTGGTTTTGTTTGTTGATGAAGAAACAGCAAACAGTTGGTCGATGGATGAGGTGCTAAAGCGTTGGCATCAATTGTTTAAGGGTACATTACTTACACAAAAGTATTTACGCGGTGAAGAGCTTTTAGCTCCCATGATAGATATCGTTAGGCAAACGGCTGAGCAATACCGTAAACGACTCATGGACATTAGTTGGTTGATGCGGTTATTAAATGAGTCTATTGCCAGACAAGCCAATCGAGAAGACAATTGCAAAGGCAGATTTTGGGAAGGGCGGTTTAGCTCTCAAGCACTACTTGATGAAAAAGCACTTGCCGCTTGTATGGCTTATGTAGACTTAAACCCCATTCGAGCTAATATCGCCAAAACACCAGAAACTTCAGACTTTACAAGCATCAAACTACGCATCAAGGCGGCTATTCAAGGCAAACAGCCTGAAAAGTTACCACCATTTGTTGGTAATCCGAGCAAAGGTAGCCCTGCAGGCTTACCGTTTTGTTTAACAGATTACCTTGAGCTTGTGGAATTAACTGGGCGTTGTATCAGAGAAGATAAAAAAGGCTATATAGCACAGCACCAACCTAAACTACTGACTCGCCTGAATATCAGTGCCGGTAACTGGGTTACACTAAGCCAACAGTTTAGTCGCTGCTTTAGAGGTGCTGTAGGCGATGTTGATAGCTTAACGAAATACTGCCAACACCAACACCGAAAACGGCGAAGCAATCTTGCTAATTGTGAAAAGCTATTAGCGTAA
- a CDS encoding DUF6630 family protein: MKNLFIVIAALIAGGCNKMESKNDSPEIVVARIMSKGDKSILDDVQLYLSNKQAYKAKHKDGLEESGFDGAFEDSFDFTFVITESLKSINRVAVVDWREDAQYVFNLLNDISENTLSKCSISKELASDMQKTQSNISYYLESHESGFLFSTCAKNVGLEIIGIDNGTDSFVLSLVPSRNVTQLKEYSQQLKLKINIYGNGV, from the coding sequence ATGAAAAATTTATTTATAGTTATTGCCGCTTTGATCGCAGGAGGCTGTAATAAAATGGAGTCGAAAAATGACTCTCCAGAAATTGTAGTAGCTAGGATTATGAGTAAAGGGGATAAGAGCATTTTGGATGACGTTCAACTTTATCTTTCTAATAAGCAAGCATACAAAGCAAAACACAAAGACGGACTAGAAGAATCTGGATTTGATGGCGCTTTTGAAGATTCATTTGACTTTACATTTGTAATTACCGAAAGCCTCAAAAGTATTAACCGTGTAGCAGTTGTAGATTGGAGAGAAGATGCACAATATGTCTTTAATTTGTTGAACGATATATCTGAGAATACACTTTCTAAATGCAGCATATCGAAAGAGTTAGCGTCCGATATGCAGAAAACTCAGTCAAATATATCTTACTATTTGGAATCTCACGAATCTGGTTTTTTGTTCTCAACGTGTGCAAAAAACGTTGGGTTAGAAATAATTGGAATCGACAATGGCACAGATTCGTTCGTCTTGTCTTTAGTGCCAAGTCGCAATGTGACTCAGCTTAAAGAGTATTCGCAGCAACTGAAGTTAAAAATAAACATCTACGGTAACGGTGTGTAA
- a CDS encoding tyrosine-type recombinase/integrase — translation MNPLIEQVKTEIAFRGYSQNTCKSYCDHLLKLSHYFNKPLDSITDSELNAFFKDPAIRKLSRASQKIQINSIWFLFKNVLHRPLKLDISLPKAKSRAPAYLSRDDILRLIESCADDMRLKTLIMVCYGCGLRIGELLRIKVQDIDGQRRTILIEQGKGDKSRYVVVSDSVLNQLRCYWTMYHPTGWMFYSRWLMDKPMSPSSFRKALKKHAQMCGLTQCNPHALRHAYATHQLESGMPLHQLQHQLGHSDIKTTQSYLHWLPELGHGGIDLLAGWRTK, via the coding sequence ATGAACCCACTCATTGAACAAGTTAAAACTGAAATAGCCTTTCGAGGTTATTCGCAAAATACCTGTAAAAGCTACTGTGATCATCTACTCAAACTCAGCCATTACTTTAATAAACCGCTTGATTCGATTACTGATAGTGAACTTAATGCGTTTTTTAAAGATCCTGCTATTCGTAAACTCTCTAGAGCAAGCCAGAAAATACAAATAAACAGTATTTGGTTCTTATTTAAAAATGTCCTTCACCGTCCACTGAAATTAGATATTTCACTACCCAAAGCCAAGTCTCGCGCCCCTGCGTATTTATCACGCGACGATATACTGCGGCTAATAGAAAGCTGCGCTGATGATATGCGATTGAAAACGTTAATCATGGTGTGTTACGGGTGTGGTCTCCGAATCGGTGAGCTTTTACGTATAAAAGTACAAGACATTGATGGGCAGCGAAGAACTATTTTAATTGAACAGGGCAAAGGCGATAAATCGCGTTATGTGGTTGTCTCTGATAGTGTGCTAAATCAATTACGTTGCTATTGGACAATGTATCACCCAACAGGGTGGATGTTTTACTCGCGATGGTTAATGGATAAACCGATGTCACCATCGAGTTTCAGGAAAGCATTGAAGAAACATGCACAGATGTGTGGTTTAACACAGTGTAATCCACATGCCTTACGTCATGCTTATGCTACACATCAACTAGAATCAGGTATGCCATTACACCAACTTCAGCACCAGCTTGGTCATAGTGACATTAAAACGACACAAAGCTACTTACATTGGCTGCCCGAATTGGGGCATGGCGGTATTGATTTACTCGCGGGTTGGCGTACAAAATGA
- a CDS encoding integron integrase: MASPFLAAIKEFMWTRRYAKRTIETYLYWIKYYINFNKQKHPLDCHNKDVERFLNYLANQENVAPKTQAVALNAVNFLYKEYLSKPLSLALNYNKSRVQPKLPVVLTPTKIKTLFKYIDNDYRLPCALMYGSGLRVMEVVRLRIHDIDFNFHCISVWFAKGGKHRRVTLAPELVNDLKSQVKFASIHFKRDIRNPSYSGVYLPFALARKYPNANKEEGWHYLFPSHRLSEDPEVGLLRRHHIHETMLRKVIKRAAKKALLKKPISCHTLRHSFATHLLQRGADIRTVQEQLGHTDVRTTQIYTHVIERGANGVRSPLSDLY; this comes from the coding sequence ATGGCCTCACCTTTTTTAGCCGCTATCAAAGAGTTTATGTGGACGCGTCGTTACGCTAAAAGAACGATTGAAACCTATTTATATTGGATCAAATACTACATAAACTTTAATAAACAGAAGCACCCTTTAGATTGTCATAATAAAGACGTTGAACGATTTCTTAATTATCTTGCAAACCAAGAAAATGTTGCACCTAAAACTCAAGCCGTTGCATTAAACGCAGTAAACTTTCTTTACAAAGAGTATTTATCTAAACCTTTGTCACTAGCACTAAATTACAATAAATCTCGTGTACAACCTAAGTTACCGGTGGTATTAACACCAACAAAAATAAAAACGTTATTTAAATACATTGATAATGATTACAGGCTTCCCTGCGCATTAATGTATGGCAGCGGTTTACGAGTAATGGAGGTAGTTCGTTTACGAATACACGATATAGACTTTAATTTTCATTGTATTAGTGTTTGGTTTGCTAAAGGTGGAAAACATCGTCGTGTTACCCTAGCCCCTGAATTAGTCAATGATCTAAAAAGCCAAGTAAAGTTTGCTAGCATCCATTTTAAGCGAGATATAAGAAACCCGAGTTATTCTGGAGTTTATTTGCCTTTTGCATTAGCCCGTAAATACCCTAACGCGAATAAAGAAGAAGGCTGGCATTACTTATTTCCATCTCACAGATTAAGCGAAGATCCAGAAGTAGGCTTGCTACGCAGGCACCATATTCATGAAACTATGTTAAGAAAAGTGATAAAACGTGCCGCGAAAAAGGCGTTATTAAAGAAACCTATTAGTTGCCATACCTTACGGCACTCATTTGCTACGCATTTACTACAACGCGGGGCTGACATTCGTACCGTTCAGGAACAATTAGGCCATACTGATGTGCGAACCACACAAATCTATACCCATGTTATTGAAAGAGGTGCAAATGGTGTGAGAAGTCCATTGTCAGACTTATATTAA
- a CDS encoding NADP-dependent isocitrate dehydrogenase, with product MTTESSKIIYTITDEAPALATHSLLPIIQAFTASSDIGVETRDISLAGRIIANFPQYLKEEQRIGDALAELGDIAKTPEANIIKLPNISASIPQLQAAIKELQAKGYALPDYPAEPKNEAEESIKLTYAKVLGSAVNPVLREGNSDRRAPTAVKNYAKKNPHSMGAWSKDSKSHVAHMESGDFYGSEKSMTVDGATDMRIEYVDTAGSITVLKEKVALEDKEVIDASVMSKKALVEFFEAETQKAKDEDVLLSLHMKATMMKVSDPVIFGHAVKVYYKDVFAKHAATFEQLGVDVNNGIGDVYAKIERLPAEQKAEIEADLNAVYDVQPPLAMVDSDRGITNLHVPSDVIIDASMPAALRASGQMWGPDGKQKDTKFMIPDRNYAGVFSAVVDYCRENGAFDPTTMGTVPNVGLMAKKAEEYGSHDKTFMAKGEGVIRAVNIATGDVLLSQDVEEGDIFRMCQTKDAPIQDWVKLAVTRARLSNTPAVFWLDENRAHDAEMIKKINTYLPEHDTDGLDLRILAPTQACEFTLARCGKGEDTISVTGNVLRDYNTDLFPILELGTSAKMLSIVPLMNGGGLFETGAGGSAPKHVQQFEKENHLRWDSLGEFLALAASLEHLSNTTGNAKAQVLANTLDAATGKFLDENRSPSRKVGELDNRGSHFYLATYWAQELAAQNEDETLKSAFTAVAQALTKQEDKIVAELNEAQGPAQNIGGYFQPADDLATKAMRPSETLNTILSSLL from the coding sequence ATGACTACAGAATCATCTAAAATCATTTATACCATTACTGATGAAGCGCCAGCATTAGCGACGCATTCATTACTCCCGATTATTCAAGCTTTCACAGCTTCTTCTGATATTGGCGTTGAAACACGCGATATTTCATTAGCGGGTCGTATTATTGCTAATTTTCCACAATACTTAAAAGAAGAACAACGCATTGGTGATGCATTAGCAGAATTAGGTGATATTGCGAAAACACCAGAAGCAAATATCATTAAATTACCGAACATTTCAGCATCTATCCCACAATTACAAGCTGCAATTAAAGAATTGCAAGCTAAAGGTTATGCATTACCTGATTATCCAGCAGAGCCAAAAAATGAAGCTGAAGAGTCAATTAAATTAACTTACGCTAAAGTGTTAGGTTCGGCGGTAAACCCTGTATTACGTGAAGGTAATTCTGACCGTCGTGCTCCTACTGCTGTTAAAAACTATGCAAAGAAAAATCCACACTCAATGGGTGCTTGGTCAAAAGACTCAAAGTCTCATGTAGCTCATATGGAGTCGGGTGACTTCTACGGCAGTGAAAAATCGATGACGGTAGATGGTGCAACTGATATGCGTATCGAATACGTAGATACTGCTGGCAGCATTACTGTTTTAAAAGAGAAAGTCGCCTTAGAAGATAAAGAAGTGATTGATGCATCAGTGATGAGCAAAAAAGCACTGGTTGAATTTTTTGAAGCAGAAACACAAAAAGCAAAAGACGAAGATGTTTTACTTTCTCTTCACATGAAAGCAACGATGATGAAAGTATCTGACCCTGTGATTTTTGGTCACGCGGTAAAAGTATACTACAAAGATGTGTTTGCTAAGCACGCAGCTACTTTCGAACAATTAGGTGTTGATGTTAACAATGGTATTGGTGATGTTTACGCTAAAATTGAACGTTTACCTGCGGAACAAAAGGCAGAAATTGAAGCAGATTTAAATGCTGTATATGATGTTCAGCCTCCACTTGCTATGGTTGATTCTGACCGCGGCATTACTAACTTACATGTGCCAAGTGACGTTATTATTGATGCGTCAATGCCGGCTGCGCTTCGTGCTTCTGGTCAAATGTGGGGCCCAGACGGTAAGCAAAAAGATACTAAGTTTATGATCCCTGATCGTAACTATGCTGGTGTTTTCTCTGCTGTTGTTGATTACTGCCGTGAAAATGGTGCATTTGATCCAACAACAATGGGTACTGTTCCTAATGTTGGTTTAATGGCGAAAAAAGCCGAAGAATACGGTTCACACGACAAAACGTTCATGGCAAAAGGTGAAGGTGTTATTCGTGCGGTAAATATTGCAACAGGTGATGTGTTACTTTCTCAAGATGTTGAAGAAGGTGATATTTTCCGTATGTGTCAAACGAAAGATGCACCCATTCAAGATTGGGTGAAACTAGCCGTTACACGTGCGCGTTTATCAAATACTCCAGCAGTATTTTGGTTAGATGAGAATCGCGCGCACGATGCTGAAATGATCAAAAAAATTAACACTTATTTACCAGAGCACGATACAGACGGTTTAGACCTACGAATTCTTGCGCCTACACAAGCATGTGAATTTACCTTAGCGCGTTGTGGTAAAGGTGAAGATACAATTTCTGTAACAGGTAATGTATTACGTGATTACAACACTGATTTATTCCCAATTTTAGAGCTTGGCACGTCAGCAAAAATGCTTTCAATTGTGCCATTAATGAATGGCGGTGGTTTATTTGAAACCGGTGCCGGTGGTTCAGCGCCTAAGCATGTTCAACAATTTGAGAAAGAAAACCACTTACGTTGGGATTCTTTAGGTGAATTTTTAGCGCTTGCAGCTTCTTTAGAGCATTTAAGCAATACAACGGGAAATGCTAAAGCACAAGTATTAGCAAACACGTTGGACGCCGCTACAGGTAAATTCTTAGATGAGAATAGATCGCCTTCTCGTAAAGTAGGTGAGTTAGACAACCGTGGTTCTCACTTCTACTTAGCGACATATTGGGCGCAAGAGCTTGCAGCACAAAATGAAGACGAAACGTTAAAATCAGCATTTACTGCTGTGGCGCAAGCGTTAACCAAGCAAGAAGATAAAATTGTTGCAGAGTTAAATGAAGCACAAGGACCAGCGCAAAATATCGGTGGTTACTTCCAACCAGCTGATGACTTAGCGACTAAGGCAATGCGCCCAAGTGAAACATTAAATACGATTCTTTCTAGCCTTTTATAA
- a CDS encoding efflux RND transporter periplasmic adaptor subunit translates to MDIVRKKQKNFTPVIKWAVITVVIISCIWALTYASNSGHKVSANNVLLDAVQSGELTLDVRGIGVLVPKEVYWVATEVNGRVDKVYKKAGAAVKKDDLIISMKNSSLTQQLEESQWELEETKAQLNAQRVALESQVLDQETLVINSQLNYESALLTLNAQKTLLNQGIVAISKVEHEEVKIEVEQLLQRWQLEKKRYAKAQENLVAQKRAFNARLKRMERGTARIQHLVNSLDIRASIDSIVQEMPLELGQQITAGTNVARLARNDEFIAEIRVPEKQIYQIGLTQAVTLDTKTSKVSGEVIRIDPSVVNGSVQVDVAITGKLPKEARPELSVDGIIHVAHLTNTLYVKRPMYAKANESSAVYVVNTENNSVALRDVTFGRSSQTHIEIISGLSAGENVVVSNVSSWKDKQINAIQ, encoded by the coding sequence ATGGATATCGTTAGAAAAAAACAAAAAAATTTCACCCCTGTCATAAAGTGGGCCGTTATTACCGTCGTTATTATCTCATGTATATGGGCATTAACGTATGCCAGTAATAGTGGTCATAAAGTGTCAGCCAACAATGTGCTGCTTGATGCGGTGCAATCTGGCGAACTTACCCTTGACGTTAGAGGCATTGGCGTATTAGTACCAAAAGAAGTGTACTGGGTGGCTACCGAAGTAAATGGCCGTGTTGACAAAGTCTATAAGAAAGCAGGGGCTGCCGTTAAAAAAGATGATTTAATCATTTCAATGAAGAACTCATCTCTTACCCAACAGTTAGAAGAAAGCCAATGGGAGCTTGAAGAAACAAAAGCACAACTTAACGCACAGCGCGTTGCGCTTGAATCACAAGTGTTAGATCAAGAAACGCTAGTGATCAACAGTCAATTAAATTATGAAAGCGCCCTGCTTACGCTTAATGCTCAAAAAACATTATTAAATCAAGGTATCGTTGCCATTTCAAAAGTGGAGCATGAAGAAGTTAAAATTGAAGTGGAGCAATTATTACAACGATGGCAATTAGAAAAAAAGCGCTACGCTAAAGCACAAGAGAATTTAGTAGCGCAAAAGCGTGCATTTAACGCGCGTTTAAAACGTATGGAACGTGGTACAGCAAGAATTCAGCACTTGGTGAACAGCTTAGACATACGTGCTTCAATCGACAGCATAGTGCAAGAAATGCCATTAGAATTAGGACAACAAATAACGGCTGGTACGAATGTGGCACGACTAGCCCGTAATGATGAATTTATCGCAGAAATTCGTGTGCCTGAAAAACAAATTTATCAAATCGGCTTAACTCAAGCAGTAACCCTTGACACGAAAACCAGCAAAGTAAGTGGCGAAGTCATTCGTATTGACCCATCCGTTGTTAACGGTTCCGTGCAAGTTGATGTAGCTATCACAGGAAAATTACCCAAAGAAGCAAGGCCTGAGCTCAGTGTTGACGGCATTATTCATGTTGCCCATCTAACAAACACTCTTTATGTAAAGCGTCCTATGTATGCTAAAGCGAATGAATCAAGTGCTGTATATGTCGTAAACACGGAAAATAACAGCGTGGCTTTACGTGACGTAACCTTTGGCCGCTCATCGCAAACTCACATTGAAATTATTTCTGGTCTTTCTGCTGGCGAAAACGTTGTAGTATCAAACGTATCGTCATGGAAAGACAAACAAATTAACGCGATACAATAG
- a CDS encoding ABC transporter ATP-binding protein, with product MQNQAKTLVTLNALDKIFYTDDVETHALEGINLTIHQGEFISIAGPSGCGKSTLLSILGLLDTPTNGNYQLSGHDVTSLDKDERALIRNEKIGFIFQAFNLISDLTVQENVELPLSYRSDISKSERQQLVTDALKQVDMQHRANHFPSQLSGGQQQRVAVARAIAGKPAIILADEPTGNLDSKNAGAVMELLDKLHANGATICMVTHDPRSASRADRIIEIFDGKVVADRPSETPSAIAI from the coding sequence ATGCAAAACCAAGCAAAGACTCTCGTGACCTTGAATGCCTTAGACAAAATATTTTATACCGATGATGTAGAAACACATGCATTAGAAGGTATTAATTTAACCATTCACCAAGGTGAATTTATATCGATTGCCGGCCCATCGGGTTGTGGTAAATCTACCTTATTATCTATTTTAGGTTTATTAGATACGCCTACTAATGGTAATTACCAGTTATCAGGACACGACGTGACGAGTTTAGATAAAGACGAACGTGCACTGATCCGAAATGAAAAAATTGGCTTTATTTTCCAAGCCTTTAATTTAATTAGTGATTTAACTGTTCAAGAAAATGTAGAGCTTCCTTTATCTTATCGCTCAGATATTAGCAAAAGCGAGCGCCAACAACTGGTAACTGATGCTTTAAAACAAGTCGATATGCAACACCGTGCCAATCATTTTCCCTCACAATTATCAGGGGGGCAGCAACAACGTGTTGCAGTAGCACGAGCCATTGCCGGTAAACCAGCTATTATTCTTGCCGATGAACCAACCGGTAATTTAGACTCAAAAAATGCAGGAGCTGTCATGGAGTTACTGGATAAACTTCATGCTAATGGCGCGACTATTTGCATGGTTACTCATGATCCTCGCTCTGCAAGCCGCGCCGATAGAATCATTGAAATTTTCGACGGCAAAGTAGTGGCCGACCGTCCATCAGAAACCCCAAGCGCTATCGCCATTTAG
- a CDS encoding FtsX-like permease family protein, producing the protein MSLSIEFKYSMRMLLKKPLFTSLTILIVAIGLGLTVYTFSLLNGLVFKPLYLNGEKQIVAIEAQFDHNHLSRRAADPYHINLAAKQLGIFENHGFFTEGTTFIGGNSSQYSALFTAKKMNASYTSVNIFDMTGIQPLHGRGFIQDDFVDGAEPVVVLSYNVWQQYFNADPKVINQQVALDAMPGRIIGVMPEGFSFPDKAQIWQPLNERIVNPVEATFSSYLAFARLAEGVTIKEAQAGLDTINQQIASSIKEDFNFRIPDDGRYLNVLPYKQASITQYYNIFIALLIVVFLILLLACINVSNLLLARVNERIKEVAIRLALGIPRKKLMVQMLWESVFICTIGGLLALLFAAYGIELTNNMFNQAFAINHEKPFWWTLTIDSQAVVILVFSIIAMVLITGLFPAYKALKSDFNAVIRDGTRGALGKKAANVGKALVISEIVLSCVVLVMATVLLSTGYFASKADYGVETTSRLTAQLQLPPEKYPVRRDTEHDYQDRINRSQVFYRIKSAIDAMPNINASAMMTQLPGTGEGTSFFEIEGRAAAIYNENPYSNNELIASDSWRALGMKVIQGRDFDHRDAENGALSIIINQSIASAFFPDGDAVGKRVRRAGRNGQRGDWFTIVGVVSDTFHGSTMSSSSASYNSYHSMDNIGPMRQYIAVHYTGDQRTATEALMQAIASVDSDVGIYHIQTYDNLIQQPMKLLLSVSKIFLFCGIVAVILAASGIYAMASNSILTRTQEIGVRRAIGAPDKKIMLMFLKQAATQLFIGLALGITLSIVLTDYMSNTIVINPESYGIALVGIPLLITFMVIIATYIPSRSILRLEPSDALHYD; encoded by the coding sequence ATGAGTTTATCTATAGAATTTAAGTATTCAATGCGCATGTTGCTAAAAAAGCCGTTGTTTACTTCATTAACTATTTTAATCGTTGCCATAGGACTCGGTTTAACCGTTTATACTTTTTCATTATTAAACGGCTTGGTCTTCAAACCACTTTATTTAAATGGTGAAAAACAAATCGTCGCCATAGAAGCACAGTTTGATCACAACCATTTATCGCGCCGTGCAGCTGATCCATATCACATTAATTTAGCGGCAAAACAACTGGGCATTTTTGAAAATCATGGTTTTTTTACTGAGGGTACTACCTTCATTGGTGGAAACTCTAGCCAGTATTCAGCACTCTTTACAGCCAAAAAAATGAACGCCAGCTATACCAGTGTCAACATTTTCGACATGACAGGTATACAACCATTACATGGAAGAGGCTTTATTCAAGATGACTTTGTTGATGGTGCAGAGCCTGTGGTGGTACTTAGCTATAACGTATGGCAACAGTACTTTAATGCAGATCCAAAAGTCATTAACCAACAAGTTGCTCTTGATGCGATGCCAGGTAGAATAATTGGTGTGATGCCTGAAGGGTTTTCTTTTCCTGATAAAGCACAAATATGGCAACCATTAAATGAACGTATTGTTAACCCCGTAGAGGCAACTTTTAGTAGTTATTTGGCATTTGCCCGTTTAGCTGAAGGAGTCACCATAAAAGAAGCGCAAGCTGGTTTAGATACGATAAATCAACAAATTGCATCTTCCATAAAAGAAGACTTCAATTTTCGTATCCCAGATGATGGTAGATACTTAAATGTGTTGCCTTACAAACAAGCAAGTATTACCCAGTATTACAACATTTTTATCGCCTTATTAATTGTTGTATTTCTCATTCTCTTACTTGCATGTATTAACGTGAGTAATTTATTACTCGCTCGCGTGAATGAAAGAATTAAAGAAGTAGCTATTCGTTTAGCGCTGGGCATTCCACGTAAAAAACTCATGGTACAAATGCTTTGGGAAAGTGTGTTTATTTGTACCATTGGTGGTTTACTCGCCCTGCTATTTGCTGCATACGGTATTGAACTTACCAACAATATGTTCAACCAAGCGTTTGCCATTAATCATGAAAAACCTTTTTGGTGGACATTAACTATTGATAGTCAGGCTGTGGTCATTTTAGTATTCTCAATTATAGCTATGGTGTTAATTACTGGTCTTTTCCCTGCTTATAAAGCATTAAAAAGTGATTTTAATGCAGTAATACGTGACGGTACGCGCGGTGCATTAGGTAAAAAAGCAGCTAATGTTGGTAAAGCTTTGGTCATTTCTGAAATTGTTTTATCTTGTGTGGTGCTCGTAATGGCAACCGTTTTATTATCAACTGGCTATTTTGCAAGTAAAGCTGACTACGGCGTTGAAACGACTTCACGTTTAACTGCTCAGTTACAGTTGCCTCCAGAAAAATATCCGGTAAGACGTGATACCGAGCATGATTATCAAGACCGTATCAATCGCTCACAAGTTTTTTATCGAATTAAAAGCGCCATAGACGCCATGCCTAACATTAATGCAAGTGCCATGATGACTCAATTGCCTGGTACAGGTGAAGGTACTAGTTTCTTTGAAATTGAAGGTAGAGCTGCCGCTATTTATAATGAAAATCCTTACAGTAATAATGAATTAATAGCCAGTGACTCTTGGCGAGCCTTGGGTATGAAAGTCATTCAAGGACGAGACTTTGATCACCGTGATGCCGAAAATGGTGCGCTTAGTATTATTATTAATCAATCAATCGCAAGCGCTTTCTTCCCTGATGGTGATGCCGTAGGAAAACGAGTAAGACGCGCCGGTAGAAATGGCCAGCGTGGTGATTGGTTTACTATTGTTGGTGTAGTGTCTGATACCTTCCATGGTTCAACAATGAGCTCGTCAAGTGCTTCATATAACTCGTATCACTCTATGGACAACATAGGACCAATGAGACAGTACATTGCCGTACATTACACCGGTGATCAAAGAACAGCGACCGAAGCCCTAATGCAAGCCATTGCAAGTGTTGATTCTGATGTCGGTATCTATCATATTCAAACTTACGATAATTTGATCCAACAGCCGATGAAATTGTTACTCTCGGTCAGTAAAATATTTTTGTTCTGTGGTATTGTAGCTGTGATTTTGGCGGCAAGCGGAATATATGCGATGGCTTCAAACAGCATATTGACTCGAACACAGGAAATCGGTGTTCGTCGTGCGATTGGTGCACCTGACAAAAAAATTATGCTTATGTTTTTAAAGCAGGCTGCAACACAATTATTTATTGGATTAGCATTAGGTATTACTCTATCTATTGTACTAACAGATTATATGTCTAATACCATTGTGATCAATCCTGAAAGCTATGGTATAGCGCTGGTTGGAATTCCATTATTAATTACATTTATGGTGATAATAGCTACCTATATTCCATCGCGTTCAATTTTGCGATTGGAACCAAGCGACGCATTACATTATGATTAA